A single genomic interval of Streptomyces sp. NBC_00663 harbors:
- a CDS encoding DeoR/GlpR family DNA-binding transcription regulator: protein MLAERRHQLILRALRSGGPAAVTDLSEQLGVSPATIRRDLVKLEEDGLLTRVHGGARAEEGDQPFAEVAEVRVAEKDAIAAHAAAMVKDGQSVLLDIGTTAYRLARQLHGRRLTVITSNLVVYEELADDEGIELVLLGGMVRREYRSLVGFLTEDNLRQLHADWLFLGTSGVRPGGQVMDTTVVEVPVKRAMIKASDKVVLLADTAKFPGTGMAKVCGPEDLDVVVTNAPVDPATRASLEEAGVAVALAGKAQA from the coding sequence ATGCTGGCGGAACGACGACATCAACTCATCCTGCGGGCCCTGCGCTCGGGCGGCCCCGCGGCTGTGACCGACCTCTCCGAGCAGCTCGGTGTGAGCCCCGCCACCATCCGGCGTGACCTCGTCAAACTGGAGGAGGACGGGCTGCTCACCCGCGTCCACGGCGGCGCCCGCGCCGAGGAGGGCGACCAGCCCTTCGCGGAGGTCGCCGAGGTCAGGGTGGCCGAGAAGGACGCGATAGCCGCTCATGCGGCGGCCATGGTCAAGGACGGCCAGTCGGTCCTGCTCGACATCGGCACCACCGCCTACCGCCTCGCCCGCCAGCTGCACGGCCGCCGGCTCACGGTGATCACCAGCAACCTGGTGGTCTACGAGGAGCTCGCCGACGACGAGGGCATCGAGCTGGTCCTGCTCGGCGGCATGGTCCGCCGCGAGTACCGCTCCCTGGTCGGCTTCCTCACCGAGGACAACCTGCGCCAGCTGCACGCCGACTGGCTCTTCCTCGGCACCAGTGGAGTGCGCCCCGGCGGGCAGGTGATGGACACGACGGTCGTCGAGGTGCCGGTCAAGCGCGCCATGATCAAGGCGAGCGACAAGGTGGTGCTGCTCGCCGACACGGCGAAGTTCCCGGGTACGGGGATGGCGAAGGTCTGCGGTCCCGAGGACCTGGACGTGGTGGTGACGAACGCGCCGGTGGACCCGGCGACGCGGGCCTCCCTGGAGGAGGCGGGCGTCGCGGTGGCACTGGCAGGAAAGGCTCAAGCGTGA